ATGATCCTTACTATGAAGACTATGATGATTTCTGGTGCCCTGAACCTGAGGCATATGCTACTTACACTGATGACAATTCTGCTTCATCATCTGGATGGGTTCCTGACTCTGGTGCAACACACCACGTTACTTCTGATTTATCCAACTTAAATCTCCATTCTCCTTATCAAGGATCAGATCAAGTGCGTGTTGGTAATGGCTCAGGTTTGCACATAACTCATATTGGCACTTCTTCTTTTCAGAATGGCAATACTACATTTACTCTCTCTAATGTACTGCATGTTCCTACAATTACAAAGAATTTGTTTTCAGTACAACAGTTTACTAAGGAGAATAATTGTTATTTTGAATTTCATCATGACAAATTTCTGGTGAAGGCTTTGGATACTCATCATACTCTGCTCACTGGTCCTTTTAAAAATGGACTCTACCATTTGGACTTTACAGCTGTTGATCTCAAACAAGCTTTTACTTCTGGTACTTCTACAACTACTCAATGGCACAATAAATTAGGACATCCTGCATACAAGACTTTGAAGCACATATTTTCCTCTGTTGATGGAGTCATTGATGATCATTTGTCAACTTCAATATGCACTGCCTGTCAACAAGCTAAAGTCATGCATTACCATTTCCTTCTGTTAATCATGAAAACTTGTATGGTTCTTTAGATCTCATTCATACAGATGTTTGGGTTTCTCCTATATGTTCTATCAATGGGTTCaaatactatgtttcttttatTGATGCTTATATTAGATTCACATGGATACATCCATTGACTTATAAATCAGAGGTGTTGTCTACATTTATCAAATTTCAAAGTCATGTtgagaatatattttccaaaaGAATTAAGTTTGTCCAGTCAGATTGGGGAGGAGAATACAGAAATGTCTCTACCTACTTGGATAATTGTGGTATTGGCCATAGAGTCTCATGCCCCCATGCTCATGCATAAAATGGAACTGCAGAGAGGAAGCATAGGCACATTGTTGAAACTGGTTTGGCTCTCCTTTCTCATGCTTCTCTGCCATTGTCTTATTGGTCTTATGCCTTTGAAACTGCCAATTTTCTTATCAATAGGCTACCCACACCAACTTTGAAACATTTATCTCCTCTTGAATACTTGTTTCATCTTCAACCTGATTACAATTTTCTACACATTTTTTGCTGTGCTTGCTATCCCTGTCTTAGACCATTCAATGATCACAAACTTCAACCTAGATTTGTCAAATGTATTTTTTCTAGGTTACAACACATTGCACAAGGGTTATAGATGTCTTAATACTTTCACAAACAAAATTATCATTTCTAGAGATGTCAAGTTTGATGAACATGATTTTCCCCATGCAACTCTTGTTCACCATATGCAGTCAACTAATTCTTCCCTGCCAACAATGTCAGTTTCATCCTCTCCACTTTCTTCCACAATTTCTAATGATGTTGACACCACTTGTATCTCTGATTTACCTATTGCCTCTTCCTCATCCCCATCCACTATGTCACCACCCACTTCAATACCACCAACTATATCAGCACCCACTTCTTCAGTACCTACAGTTAATGACCATTCCATGACTACATGAGGCAAGAaggtaatttttaaaccaaaagtaTATGCTTCAGAGGTACAATCTATCTGTGAAGATATTACTGTTCCTACATGCTACACTGAAGCTTGTAAGGATCCTAGGTGGAGGGATGCTATGGATGAAGAGATCAATGCACTATTACAAAATGACACATGGCAGCTAGTACAAGCTATGGGTGGACACAATGTCATTGGCTGCAAGTGGATTTTTAGAATAAAGAGAAATGCAGATGGCAGCATAGCAAGATACAAAGCAAGATTAGTTGCCAAAGGGTATAATCAGATTGAAGGAATTGATTAGCAAGACACTTTCATCCTTGTGTTTAAACCTACTACAGTTAGAATGATTCTCTCTATCTCACTTTACAAAGGATAGCAAATCAGGCAATTGGATGTTaaaaatgcatttcttcatggtcATTTGGCAGAGGATGTTTTTATGGTTTAGCCTCCAGGGTATGTTGACAAGTTAATGCCTAATCATGTGTGCAAGCTCAAGAAGTCTCTCTATGGATTAAAGCAAGCCCCTAGAGCTTGGTTTGATAGACTTAGTCGATTTTTGCTTAAATATGGCTTTTCTGCATCCAAAACTGATACTTCTCTTTTCTACAAGGTAACTGCTTCTGCTGCTATTTACTTTctcatctatgtagatgatattttgGTCACAGGAAGTAATCCTTCAACAGTCAATCAACTAATTCTAGACTTGGGTAAAGAATTTGCTATCAAGGACTTGGGCCCTCTTCATTTCTTTCTAGGCATTCATGCTACACCAAACTCTGCAGGTGTTATGTTATCTCAAGAGAAATACATCACTAATCTTTTGGTTAAGACTAAAACGAAAGCTGCACAGCCTTGCAGTACACCATTTTCAAATGTTACAACTACTTCTCAGTCTCCTGCTTTTGATGATCCTCTTCTTTATAGAAGCACTGTGGGAGCTTTACAATATGCCATCATCACTCGGTCTGACATATCATTTGCAGTCAATAAAGCTTGTCAGACTATGCAACATCCATCTGAAGCAGATTGGACTGTTGTTAAGCGCATTCTTAGATATCTAAATGACACTCTTTCTTATGGTTTGCAATTCAAGAGGTCATCTTCTCTTCAACTACAGGCCTACTCAGATGTTGACTGGGCAGGTGACTTGGCAGATAGGCGCTCTACTAGTGACATGGCTATTTACATGGGTCCTAACTTGATTTCATGGTGTTCTAGAAAACAGAAGTTTGTTTCACGATCCAGTACAGAGGTTGAATACAGGGCGTTGGCAGATGCAACTTCTGAGTTGATTTGGGTGCAATCTCTTATGACTGAACTATTTTCTCACTCACCAAGAATTCCAGTTCTGTGGTGACACAACATGAGTGCCACTTATCTGACTACTAATCCTATTTTTCATAATCGAATGAAGCATATTGAAATTGCTTTCCACTTTGTTCGTGAATTGGTTGCTGCTAGGGCATTGAATGTCATATTTTTATCAACTCAGGACCAAATTGCAGACATCTTTACAAAGGGCTTATCAACTTCACGCTTTGCAGCTTTGAGACTCAAGCTCAGTGTCTATGCTTCCATTGACACTGGACTTGCGAGGGGGTGTTAGACTATTGACTTATTCTTGTCAAATATCTGTGCAGTTCACATGTGTGCAACCGAGAGGTGTCAGTTATGTGTTGGTGGATTCACCGGCCAATACAGTTGCCGGTAATCATTAGCTGTAATAAATATCTAAGTCATGTGTCTGTAATTGAACAAGAAAGATAATGAAATGAAAACCAGTTTCAGAGAGATTGTCAAACGACTGTAACTCTCTCAACATGGTATCAGAcaccataaaccctaatttcttcatctATCTTTCAATCAATCAGTAAATCAATCTCTTCTTTTATCAATTTGTATTTCCATCAACCAAATTATCAATGCCAGAAACTGAAAAACACATTGCGTTAACATTCAAACCACCGGCCAAATTAACAAATACCAATTATACATTATGGAAATCTCAGATTGTTCCATTACTTCGCAGCTACAATCTCTTTAGATTTGTAGATGGATCTTATCAATGTCCAGCAAAGTATTTTCGCAGAAATTCTGAAGATGGAGTTGCTGCTATCCTCCGACCTGATTATGTTCAAAATTCATATTCAGATCCAGAATCGAAATTCGTTCGAAATCCTGTCTATACTTATTGGAATAATCAAGATCAAGCTCTTTTATCCTGGTTATTCTCTGCTTGTGCTGAAGAAACTCATTCTCAGGTTATGGGTTGTACTTTCTCTCATGAAGTTTGGATTCGTTTTCAACATAATTACAATGCTACTACAAAATCAAGGTTAATGCAATTGAAATCAGATCTTGTCACACTGAAGAAAAACACAGATTCGAtgttggtgtacttcaacaaagCTAAATCTATTTCTCATCAATTAGCTCAAATAGATAGAGCAATATCTGATGAAGATCTGGTGTTTCACATATTACAAGGTCTACCTTCTGAATTCAATGCATTCAAGACATCCATTTCTACTCAGCAACTGAAGAATGAAAATCTTATCACATCATCTGAGCTGCTTGGTTTACTTTTATCTGAGGAAATTCGTGTGAATGATGAATCTAAGGTGGATCTTACAACTGCATCTGCAAATGTTTTGCAACCACATCAACCTAATCAGCATAATCAACATCACTCGTTTGCACAGAATAATCACAGTATTAACACTCCAACTTATGGCAACAATTCACAGTATTCAGGTAACTCAAATTTTCACCCTCCTTCCAATTCAAATTGGTCTTCTTATGGTTCTAGAGATTCTCCACAAAGATAATGAAACGAAAACCAGTTTCAGAGAGATTGTCAAATGACTGTAACTCTCTCAACACTACTATATCTATGAAATCTAATTTACGCTCCCTACACGCTCCCCGAAtttcatttttgaaaattttacgaATTTCGATTCCGACCTCGCTCCCGTTCCCGACCTCGCTCCCGCTCCTGGTGACTAAGGTTCAAGCACATATCACTTACAAAATTTGAGTTCGACTTACCACCTTGATACATCTGTTGAACATAGAGATCTAAGTACAAAATGGAGTGAAGGCCAATTCTCAATAAACATAATTCGtgtattttatggtttttggtcgTACCTTGTGTTAGTGACGATTAAGGAGGGAAGTCCATTAAGCAAATGCTTTGTACAGCGACCGAcattgaagccattagatatggGAGCGTGCATTCCAGTTCCACCTGAACACCACATACTTAAAAGTAACATCAATAGAAATTAGTTGGTTCTTGGTCCCAGCAACAGGTGACTCGTACCAGAACAACAACCTCCTTGGGTACGGTCGACGTGGAGACTTCCATACGACTCATAATAAGGGCATGTACATCTATGCGCAAGTAGTACATATGTGTGTAAGTTGACCAAATAATGCTATTTCATTTCTCTAAAATCCATGAACCAAGAAATGGGAAAACAGCAATGACCAATCTGATCAGTAAGGGCGTGCTTTTGTTTCTCCCTTTCTTAGTCAATTTTCCTTTCATCTCTCTTGACAAACCTCCTCTTTTTTTAGGAGACCTCTTTGTAGCCCCATCACCAGATTTTCTACCTAAATCTAGCTCATCCCATCCACCAAAAGTGGTTTCTCgctgattatctttctgtttaaCTGGACCATTTTTATCTGCTCCCACCCACGACTGATACCCTGACCTTCCCCCACTGGTCTGACTCATTTCTGTTTCATCCTCTTCCTCACTCATCATAGTATCCCTGCTCCCTCTGGCAAATGGTTTTGTCTTGGTCCCTGACCTAGGTTTTCGGTTTTTATTTATCCTTCCAAACAGTTTATCAATTGCATACGAAAGAATCGACTGTCCAAGTGGAAGTGCTAAAGGCATAAGGAATGCTTTTGGTCCCGATGCCAACAGCAACGATGCAACAACGGCTGGAAGCAACCAACCAAAGGCACTAAAGACCTGCATTGATTAAATAATACAATTTTAAGAGTGTTTATTGTAGTTTAAAGTTTCTATCCTACCCAAGGAAATATTCCAACCAGATTCCTTCGCAAAATACAAAGTGATTAATCAAGAAAGACCACAACATAAAAAGTAATCCGAGAAAGACTTGATAATAAGAACATCATACGACTCAACAACCTATCAACTCTACCCGAATGCCCGAAGTTTGAATCTTCGTACATTTCTTATTAATCGGTGATCTCAAAGTCATGGATATGTAAACTTAAATTTTGTTTGAAGgtactttagatgatgttttgaGGGGTGTGACACATGGAAtaaccgagcaaaaaaaaaacattgaagatATGCAATACACCAATTCTAAAGGTCTGCACAAAAACCTATTTTGTCCAATCCACTGCAAATTAACGACTTATATTGACTTTCTAACATAATAAGTCATACTTGACCTAGCTTcgtttttttaaaaacaaaatgaCTCATCCAATTCCAAATGATGTTTCGACTCAACAGAATGACATCTACAGCATCATCAATGGTAAGGTTGTTCCTCCTAAGGTTTTATTCATGATATGGGCAGCactgcataattatttacctactCTTTCGATTCTTCGTAATCTCTGTGATAGGGAGGAGGAAACACTGGAGCATATTTTCATGCATTGCTCGTTCTCTTGGACAATTTGGAGTTACTTTTTAAGAGCTTTTGAAGTTAAATGGTGTTTTCGTACAAATGAATTTTATGGCTTGGAGATTTAATATGATGAAGGAGAGAAACAATGATACTTGGTGCTATCTTCCTTATATTATCTACTGGATAGTTTGGAAGGAGAGAAATTCAAGATCTTTTGGCGGAAGACGACCTAGTGTGGATGAATTGGTTGATAAGGTGAAGGGTTTGCTAGTTCTGTGGTTTTCAAATTTAAATGCGTTTGAGGGTATTTCTTTAAATCAGGTTTATATGAATTGGAAAGGCATTGATAATCTCTTGTAACAATTTTGGAATTTCTTCATAGAATTTTAAccttttatttcaaaaaaaaaataataataatccaaATGAAAACTCAAGAAATGACCGCCGTTGGCTTAATCTGGCTCCCACCTTATTCAAATTTACATATATCAACAACTCATACATTAACAAcacccaacaaaaccaaacaattaacaaaacaaacctataaaGAATTTGAAATTACCATACCTTGATGATCCAAATATTATCCACAGCTTCTTCCCaaactcctcctcctcctccacctctTCCCATCTCTGGtgaattatcatcttcatcagaccaCCAATTCCGTCTTTGTTTCTCTCTCCTTCCAAAACCTAcgtattcatcatcttcaaattcACTATCATCATTCAATTCATctccaaaattgattttgaatcgATCAGTCCAGTTAGCCTCGGCATTTGAATCCCAACACCCCTTACCAGTTCGTGAACGCGTCTTAGTAGAACAACATCGAATTACACGCGCAGAACACAAATTAAGGTTTCGAGTATTATGGTTTCTTGTCGGAGTAATTAACGAGCAAGTAGTGAGACAGACAGTCTCCATTGATGAAGAGCTTCATTTATTCATTACCTTATCTTATTTCTCTCTTTATAAATTAACATCCCAGCTTTTAATTTGGTTCACCCATACTTAAAGATTTAAAACCTAGATAAATGATCATCGCTTTATATTGGACGAAATAGTTCCTTTTTGAATTTCATGAAACCAGCATTTTGGTGGGACCTTTGACAAcgacaacgtatgattggtttaaaaagaatagaaaaaaaaattaaaaaatggaaATCAATATTTagcctggcgagattggggtatacccaaattaattgggtatacctaatgagacaaaaactacgtcattttgaagtaaaagaagccaccccttaaccatgtattttcgaaatggctaatatacccttgtttaattaacactaaaaaaattGATTAGCTTAATTAGTTGAGTTCAGATGGATTAActgagtagattaaaacttttATCCCATGAGTTCAATCAACACCAGTTTTGAATTTTGTGAAAAGTCGACTGGCAAGGTCtgcggatgaagaacatgccgactatatctggCCGACAAAGTCTACGGATGAACAACATGCCGATTATATCTGGTCGGCAAGGtcggtgaatgaagaagatgccgactttattatttttgacacacatgagactgttgtaaatgtttcactagtcggcatcttattgattttttaccttgccggctaccttatagtcggcagagtcgacaaaaaaataccctgccgactataacATTTTTGACATACAaattacaaatgcatgattagtcggaaAGGAATTAATTTCATTacctgccgactaaactatagtcggcaaggtataaggatgaataccgtgccgaccctgtaaatgctaatttcagagatgaaaaatcGGCACGATATTCAACCTAGGAACCTGCCGACTAGTATTAGTCGGCAAGATCGCCAACAAGAAACCATGCCGACTGTTGATAAAAATTTGGATTATACaggatttgagattgggtacaaaatcatacccaatctcaaaaccCGTATGATccaattatttttttcatttttttttattttttctgatttggtttcatagttagagttttggaaaaagattttgaaatttttttggatGGATTTTTGGTcgacatggtttttttggggggcaATTCGGTCtttaacaccttttagacaccccttaccACACTAGTTTGGATGGGAATaaaatgggtataccccaattaatctgggtataccccaatcttgcCAGGATATTTAGATGTGGACACTTGGCaatgtatgattggtttaaaaattacaaacttaaaagTAAAAACCTAACTTACCATGtgtgaaattttatggaagtACAAATTCAATGTGGAAATCGAGTAACTACTGTATTATGActcttttttttccaaattaatatataaagaggaaaaaatccacatattttctgcgaaaataaaagaaaaaaatacaaacaaTCTACACATATTAACCACCTATTTAATGTACTACCGATCAATATTGGTTAATATTGACTAATTTTGAGCAGGTGAATATTGACCGGCGataatttttttgttgttacAAAAAAATTCCTAACGACTTCTAGCTGTTTTAAGTCGACACGTAGTAACGGCCTAGGATTGTTACAAAAATGACACATAGTAACGGGTTTCAGATGTTACGACTGTATGTTACAAAAATATTCGTAACGGCTCTCCTTTGTTACGACTTGACACGTAGTAACAGCTGGAGTCTGGTACAAAACCGTTACAACCCAAAATTTCTAAAGACAACATTGTCTTTATAAAAAAATTGTAATACGTTGTTTTGAAACAGGTAAAAGCCGTTACAACCCATTTTTGTAACAGTTAGTTTCTGTTGTGAATCGAGAAATTTGGTGTAATGGattgacgcacaacctgtgatatttcaattgatcatgtatacttctatgtgattgttaacaattgaacaactttttgaagaatacaatTTGATTCTTTGGTTatcattcatgattgattgatcatcataattGATTTacatgtgttagatgaatgtggattacacaaaagtgttcatatggctaactttggttacctactattgaaccaaccttatgtacacgtttaggtacagttacccatatctaaatgaagtatatttcatttgtgtgtgacaagctaagtccatctaacggtggagagatattgttttggtttcaagcaaaacttaatttgcatctaacagtgaataatgaatgctttgtttctaatctaactaagcaaaccctgatttgaaagtcatataaaggagaactctagcaactgggaaacctattccccacaccttttgtgtgatactagttgcgtactagagtcggttctccattaacctatgttttacctaaaACCATTTaggtaaacgacttaaagacttcattgggattctgaagccatatctaactattttttctgtagttgcgtattctgatcctacttgttctatcgtattgagtactatcttctctaagattggattgagatttatctccgataggtatatataaaaagtaatcacaaagctctttgtctcattctttgtgattccacaataacttgttctactaccatataattaagttattgtgaggtgattgatatttctaggatgttcttcggtaatataagaccgtattatcaattggttcatttgcaccttgatttatcataagacggaacaaaacttcataggtatttctatgggaaacaaatttatctatcagaatagacatttctgtgggagacagatttgtttataagtctttgactttgggtcgtagcaactcttagttgtgggtgagatcatctaagggaatcaaatgcgtagagtcctgctgggattcagaggcgtaaggaacgcgactgtaccttgatctgtgtgagattggttagggctaaactacattctaatccgaagttaatcttgtagtaggatagtgtcagtagcggcttaatacagtgtggtgttcaatctggactaggtctcggggtttttctgcatttgcggtttcctcgttaacaaatattttggtgtctgtgttatttattttccgcattatatttttttacataattgaaatatcacaggttgtgcgtagttcaatcaattggttaatccaacctttggttgttgactggaattgattgacacttgaacactggtctttagtaccgttcaagttgtttctcataataatcaggctcgcggattctatctgattgatttgctgattacattaagaaattgagatataacccttggatacttttccgtgattgagtctgtctgtctagttgattctcttggaattgtattggagttgtccatacagattgtcgaacgaaatattgggtgtcgttgttggaccctcgctttttcaattagtatcagagcaggcaaacacgctaagacctcataagtctgtgtttgtagcaatctgactctatggacagaagtgttatctctataaacgtaccgccagtcttcgatgactcgaattacttatggtggaaaattgttatgcgttcctttctccaagcacgtgattttcaatcatgggttcgtgtagttaatagctataatcctccggttgttacaaaaggagttgtaactgttccaaaggatattggtgcatatgatcctgccgagattctcgctgcaaagcaaaattacgacggattaaatgttatcatccatttccattaccccagatcttcagcaccatgtgactacgtgcattaACTctagatgcttgggatatcttagaaactgtattcaaaGGAAATTACTCTGAGAAAGAAgcgaggcttcaaaacctaaattctgattgggaaaaccttcgtatggctgatgaagaatcatttgatgagtttaattacaaAGTATCTGATATTgtaaatgcatcttttgcattgggtaagatcattcctaaaaaggacatttagatgaaaattctcagatcgtcgccagccaaatacgattctaagaaacatgccatcgttgaaggtaataaccttgatacactttccaagaatacacttgttggaaagctaaagatctttgatcatgagcttacatccaaaactggaaaggatattgcttttaaagcacaaaagaacaccaaattacttgataaaattaaaagtgttggcaactcggtgggctcacagatttctatctgttcgattgcagatcgtattgagaaattgagatataactcttgggtatatttccttgattgagtatgactgtctagttgattctcttggaagtatattggagctatccatacagattgtcgaacgaaatattgggtgtgtttgctagacccccactttttcaagaagATTTATTTATATGAGCTCGTTCTTATATTTTCACCACATACTTCAGCTTGAGACCAACTATAATCAGAAAAGaaataccctcattcacttttAAAACTACTTTTGTTGCAAAGTTCTACTTCTCTTAACGAAAATCTTTGATACTCGAAACAAGTCCTTCATTGATCACATTACTTAAACATTATGTTTTTTTGTATCTCCTGTAACTAATAATATGTTGATTTCCTTAGAGTTACCGCCATTCTGGTGCAAGATGAAAAATATCCAAGATTGGTTGTGAAACTATTCTaagaaattaagagaaatgatgatcCTAAAGGTCTTAGAGTTGATGAATTAGCTTATGCTCTAAATCTTTGTTGGTCCCCTATGGGtcgtttaataataaaaaaaaatatgttcCTCATGTTTTTATCAGGTGGTCTCAAGGATTCGGAAATGAAAGACTGGTTTTTCACGGTGACAATCCGAATGTCCTAAATAGCATGAAGAAGAACACTTTTGTTGTCAGCTGGAGGTCCAAACCTATTTAGCTTGAAGCTTTAAATTATAACTAGTTTTTTTCTAGATCTTCCTTTTGCTATATTCAGAGGTTTTGTAATAAATTAGCAGACAAGGTAGCTAAGCATCTAAATAGATTTAAAAGTCTTCATATTGATTCTAGATCTTGGGATGATTTTAGCAAAAATGTATGGTTAAGTGAGCTTTGTAACTCAAACAATTAATGTAATGTCTTTCCCTTAGTTCTATAAAATTTcctttcatcaaaaaaataaaataaaatataaagaatATTATGTGTTCATCTAGAAAAAATAAGATATGAAAAACTTAAATCTTAAAATAACTTAAACAATATTTTTAGCGGTTCTTAGATTTGTTAGCAAAAACCTATCGAGGAAAGCACTAAAAAGTATCTCGGTTCTATAACGCTAAGTGtttgttaaagaaaaaaaataggatCAGAAAAGGTTAAAACTATGGTTAAAGGATAATATTTGCGTGAAAAATATTgggaaaaatatttaaaaattcttGAATAAATACTTTCTTATAGACATGTCTTTATCTTTTTTACAAATTTCGAAAGTCTAATTTTAGTA
This DNA window, taken from Papaver somniferum cultivar HN1 chromosome 3, ASM357369v1, whole genome shotgun sequence, encodes the following:
- the LOC113358542 gene encoding uncharacterized protein LOC113358542, with product METVCLTTCSLITPTRNHNTRNLNLCSARVIRCCSTKTRSRTGKGCWDSNAEANWTDRFKINFGDELNDDSEFEDDEYVGFGRREKQRRNWWSDEDDNSPEMGRGGGGGGVWEEAVDNIWIIKVFSAFGWLLPAVVASLLLASGPKAFLMPLALPLGQSILSYAIDKLFGRINKNRKPRSGTKTKPFARGSRDTMMSEEEDETEMSQTSGGRSGYQSWVGADKNGPVKQKDNQRETTFGGWDELDLGRKSGDGATKRSPKKRGGLSREMKGKLTKKGRNKSTPLLIRLVIAVFPFLGSWILEK